In Nocardioides cavernae, a single genomic region encodes these proteins:
- a CDS encoding alpha/beta hydrolase, with protein sequence MTVTIEIPASVPAQIKKPEGDAGGADGLATTVYAAAGRYEEFADRCRELQELGSWAGIAYQSYKKASGEASTEHSAMATTVRRVGRGVTAFADTLRDLLRDHEDLVERKRGLDDRRTALVADINAATEATDNEIAAFRERAVELRIDYSELVTADDDLQRRVRDNETLLRQVFQAADTLPESLSSDGGIPPMAESAMNRPGAPGSGATPEEVQRWWENLTEAEREAVIAAYPERIGQGDGLPAGARDQANRVLLDDDLARLAAKDEDGTISPLERKVFANAGQARDALANADAYTDPLDPDLKPGGVLWLYDPADYEGDGRVAVAVGDLDHATDVAVFTPGINTDMGDTTYYTDRMMNLYESTRYNGDGSSVATMFWLGYDAPHGPTDLATASEGRAEEGGRNLADAIDGLRASRPDDPAHLTAVGHSYGSTTTSYATHGDTSDVDEVVLIGSPGAGPADHASDLGPGADHVYVGRDSRDFVAVLGDEGWVGKFGIGLGTDPSSEDFDANRFEAEDVDRSWHRNTGDAHSSYLDQDTESLYNIGRIVDGHGDDINAAEQSYDPWWGPPQDPEWDRDPTANQPGRSDTSPDR encoded by the coding sequence ATGACGGTCACGATCGAGATCCCGGCGTCGGTCCCGGCGCAGATCAAGAAGCCCGAGGGCGACGCGGGCGGGGCCGACGGGCTCGCCACGACCGTCTACGCCGCGGCCGGGCGCTACGAGGAGTTCGCCGACCGCTGCCGCGAGCTGCAGGAGCTCGGCAGCTGGGCCGGCATCGCCTACCAGTCCTACAAGAAGGCCTCCGGTGAGGCGTCGACCGAGCACTCAGCGATGGCCACGACCGTACGCCGCGTCGGGCGGGGCGTGACCGCCTTCGCCGACACCCTGCGCGACCTGCTGCGCGACCACGAGGACCTCGTCGAGCGCAAGCGCGGCCTCGACGACCGGCGCACCGCACTTGTCGCCGACATCAACGCCGCCACCGAGGCCACCGACAACGAGATCGCCGCCTTCCGCGAGCGGGCGGTCGAGCTGCGCATCGACTACTCCGAGCTGGTCACCGCAGACGACGACCTGCAGCGACGCGTCCGTGACAACGAGACGCTGCTGCGCCAGGTCTTCCAGGCCGCCGACACCCTGCCGGAGTCCTTGTCGTCCGACGGCGGCATCCCGCCGATGGCGGAGTCGGCGATGAACCGTCCCGGCGCGCCCGGCAGCGGCGCGACGCCCGAGGAGGTGCAGCGCTGGTGGGAGAACCTCACCGAGGCCGAGCGCGAGGCCGTGATCGCGGCCTACCCCGAGCGGATCGGCCAGGGTGACGGGCTGCCGGCAGGCGCGCGCGACCAGGCCAACCGGGTGCTGCTCGACGACGACCTCGCGCGGCTCGCCGCCAAGGACGAGGACGGCACCATCTCCCCGCTCGAGCGCAAGGTGTTCGCCAACGCCGGGCAGGCACGCGACGCCCTCGCCAACGCCGACGCCTACACCGACCCGCTCGACCCCGACCTGAAGCCCGGCGGCGTGCTGTGGCTCTACGACCCCGCTGACTACGAGGGCGACGGCCGCGTCGCCGTCGCGGTCGGCGACCTCGACCACGCGACCGACGTCGCGGTCTTCACGCCGGGCATCAACACCGACATGGGCGACACCACCTACTACACCGACCGGATGATGAACCTCTACGAGTCGACGCGCTACAACGGCGACGGCTCCAGCGTCGCCACCATGTTCTGGCTCGGCTACGACGCACCTCACGGACCGACCGACCTCGCGACGGCCAGCGAGGGACGCGCCGAGGAGGGCGGTCGCAACCTCGCCGATGCCATCGACGGACTGCGTGCCTCCCGGCCCGACGACCCCGCCCACCTGACCGCCGTCGGCCACAGCTACGGCTCGACCACGACGTCGTACGCCACCCACGGGGACACGTCCGACGTCGACGAGGTGGTCCTCATCGGCAGCCCCGGCGCGGGTCCGGCCGACCACGCCAGCGACCTCGGGCCCGGCGCCGACCACGTCTACGTCGGTCGCGACAGCCGCGACTTCGTGGCCGTGCTGGGCGACGAGGGGTGGGTCGGCAAGTTCGGCATCGGGTTGGGCACCGACCCGTCGTCGGAGGACTTCGACGCCAACCGCTTCGAGGCCGAGGACGTCGACCGCAGCTGGCACCGCAACACCGGCGACGCGCACAGCTCCTACCTCGACCAGGACACCGAGTCGCTCTACAACATCGGCCGCATCGTCGACGGCCACGGCGACGACATCAACGCCGCGGAGCAGAGCTACGACCCGTGGTGGGGCCCGCCCCAGGACCCCGAGTGGGACCGCGACCCCACCGCCAACCAGCCCGGTCGTTCCGACACGAGCCCCGACCGGTGA